Proteins found in one Hoplias malabaricus isolate fHopMal1 chromosome 17, fHopMal1.hap1, whole genome shotgun sequence genomic segment:
- the mif gene encoding macrophage migration inhibitory factor, which yields MPMFVVNTNVSRNAVPEGLMPQLTQDLAKVTGKPANYMAIQIIPDQMMMFGGSSEPCAICSFHCIGKIGGSQNKQYSKLLMGILNKQLGISPDRIYINFFDMEAANVAWNNSTFG from the exons ATGCCGATGTTCGTGGTGAACACTAACGTGAGCAGGAACGCCGTTCCCGAGGGACTAATGCCCCAGCTCACCCAGGACCTGGCCAAGGTGACGGGCAAACCCGCCAAC TACATGGCGATACAAATCATCCCGGACCAGATGATGATGTTTGGGGGTAGTTCAGAGCCCTGTGCTATCTGCTCCTTCCACTGCATCGGGAAGATCGGAGGCTCTCAGAACAAACAGTATTCCAAACTCTTGATGGGAATTCTCAACAAACAGCTTGGCATTTCACCAGACAG GATCTACATAAACTTCTTTGACATGGAGGCAGCAAACGTAGCCTGGAACAACTCCACCTTTGGCTAA
- the selenoh gene encoding selenoprotein H: MAPRARAGRGMKRKVESAAEAEPEEKKDKIEEREQDKDQGQRVVIEHCKSURVYGRNADAVCEALLVKRPDLHVVINPEKPRRNSFEITLVEGSKEVVLWTGIKKGPPRKLKFPDPAEVLTALEDALKSN, encoded by the exons ATGGCACCACGCGCTAGAGCAG GTCGTGGGATGAAACGCAAAGTGGAATCAGCTGCTGAGGCAGAGCCGGAGGAAAAGAAGGATAAAAtagaagagagagaacaggacaAAGATCAAGGGCAAAGAGTGGTTATCGAACACTG TAAAAGCTGACGAGTGTACGGTCGGAATGCTGATGCAGTTTGTGAGGCTCTCCTCGTCAAGCGCCCGGATCTGCATGTGGTGATCAACCCTGAGAAACCTCGCCGCAACAGTTTTGAGATCACTCTGGTGGAGGGAAGCAAAG AGGTGGTCCTGTGGACTGGCATCAAGAAAGGTCCTCCTCGAAAACTGAAATTTCCGGATCCTGCAGAGGTCCTGACTGCCCTTGAAGATGCCCTGAAGAGCAACTAG
- the clp1 gene encoding polyribonucleotide 5'-hydroxyl-kinase Clp1, giving the protein MSTDAPEKPGEEGGSSGGSAGGGGGTRFDLEKETELRFEVEAGERVQLELLSGMAEVFGSELNRNKKYTFGPGSKIAVFTWQGCSLSLSGKTEVAYVSKDTPMLLYLNTHAALEQMRRQAERDNERGPRVMVVGPTDVGKSTVCRLLLNYAVRMGRRPTLVELDVGQSSVSVPGTMSALCIERPADVEEGFSVQAPLVFHFGSTTPGTNIKLYNKLTSCLAEVFSQRCEVNRRASVGGCIINTCGWVKGSGYQALVHCASAFQVDVVLVLDQERLYNELKRDLPHFVRVVLLPKSGGVVERSKDCRRETRDEKIREYFYGFRGVSFYPHAFDVRFSDVRIYKIGAPSIPDSCLPLGMSQDDTQLKLVPVSPGRDLTHHVLSVSCVEDEEEGRSRGILESPVCGFIVVTAVDTQAQVMTVLSPAPRPLPRHTLLIMDIRFIDLK; this is encoded by the exons ATGAGCACTGATGCACCCGAAAAACCGGGCGAGGAAGGAGGGAGCTCTGGAGGCAgcgctggaggaggaggaggaacacgATTCGATCTGGAGAAagagacggagcttcgctttgAGGTGGAAGCTGGAGAGCGAGTCCAGCTGGAGCTCCTCAGTGGAATGGCTGAGGTTTTCGGGTCAGAACTCAACAGAAACAAGAAGTACACATTTGGCCCTGGCTCCAAAATCGCTGTGTTCACCTGGCAGGGCTGCAGCCTCTCCCTCTCAGGCAAAACAGAG GTGGCTTATGTCTCTAAAGATACACCCATGCTGTTGTATCTGAACACACATGCTGCTCTGGAGCAAATGAGACGACAAGCCGAGAGAGACAATGAGCGGGGGCCGCGG GTGATGGTGGTCGGTCCGACCGATGTGGGGAAGTCCACAGTGTGTCGGCTGTTGTTGAACTATGCCGTGAGGATGGGCAGAAGGCCCACACTGGTGGAACTGGATGTCGGCCAAAGCAGC GTGTCTGTTCCTGGGACTATGTCAGCGCTGTGTATTGAACGCCCTGCAGATGTAGAGGAAGGCTTCTCCGTACAGGCTCCTCTCGTTTTCCACTTTGGCTCCACCACACCAGGGACCAACATCAAACTCTACaacaag CTGACATCGTGTCTGGCGGAGGTTTTCTCTCAGCGCTGTGAGGTGAACCGAAGGGCCAGTGTGGGTGGCTGCATCATTAACACCTGCGGATGGGTGAAGGGCTCTGGTTACCAGGCATTGGTCCACTGTGCTTCTGCGTTCCAGGTCGAcgtggttctggttctggatcAAGAGCGGCTTTATAACGAGCTCAAACGCGACCTGCCACACTTTGTGCGTGTTGTCCTGCTGCCCAAGTCCGGCGGTGTGGTTGAGCGCTCGAAAGATTGCCGGCGAGAGACGAGAGATGAGAAGATCCGGGAATATTTTTATGGCTTTCGTGGAGTATCCTTTTATCCTCATGCTTTTGACGTGCGATTCTCAGATGTCCGCATCTACAAAATTGGGGCCCCGTCCATCCCGGACTCGTGTCTCCCTCTCGGCATGTCCCAGGACGACACGCAGCTGAAGCTGGTTCCCGTGAGCCCCGGGCGGGACCTGACCCACCACGTGCTGAGCGTCAGCTGCGTGGAGGACGAGGAAGAGGGACGCAGTAGAGGAATCCTGGAGAGTCCTGTCTGCGGCTTCATCGTGGTCACGGCCGTGGACACTCAAGCCCAAGTGATGACCGTCCTCTCACCGGCGCCGAGACCACTGCCCCGCCACACTCTGCTCATCATGGACATACGGTTCATTGACCTCAAATAG
- the zdhhc5b gene encoding palmitoyltransferase ZDHHC5-B: MPAGLSVGGALGDPTPSRPFRPSRYVPVSAATAFLVGATTLFLCFTCPWLAEHFSSLIPFYNATVFLFTLANFCMATFMDPGIFPRAEEDEDKEDDFRAPLYKTVEVRGIQVRMKWCSTCRFYRPPRCSHCSVCDNCVEEFDHHCPWVNNCIGRRNYRYFFLFLLSLTTHIMGVFGFSLLYILHQSKRLDEVHSAVTMAVMCIAGLFFVPVAGLTGFHIVLVARGRTTNEQVTGKFRGGVNPFTHGCCRNISHVLCSSQAPRYMGRLRRSKSLQVQPPFLRPPLSESQLAAKVLDNGIQQSKSSLEAMESQSTDADPPPPPKPEHRYQGLPHTHNEESSLLTEAPPTPSLYKYRPAYSSPGKNHTALTHSSKMTRGDSMTESPSIPLSTSRPSYRSDPSLSGRGGAGWRGGGEGGRAGSVGLGGASVLGGRSYPSFTDTLLQSAAASCSSSIRSAHTAHNALGPLLSEGTTSTSYKSLANQTRNGSLSYDSLLTPSESPEFESAAHELSSPRPQAPPPVGTAPLMGYSSPFLSAQQREGSLQACPAPLRPSPNRAFLHPTSPPPSRAPPPLSPRTHSLGSPPPGPAHGNTPMGKSFSYTAGADLKQRPNAAGGGTSMTNCTSRQSLANHSSHAHKPAGGVKKVSGVGGTTYEISV, encoded by the exons ATGCCGGCGGGTCTTAGTGTGGGCGGGGCTCTCGGAGACCCCACCCCCTCGCGTCCGTTCCGCCCCAGCCGCTATGTGCCTGTCTCTGCGGCTACAGCCTTCCTCGTTGGGGCCACCACACTCTTCCTCTGCTTCAC CTGTCCTTGGCTGGCTGAGCATTTCTCCTCCTTGATTCCTTTCTACAACGCCACGGTCTTCCTTTTCACACTGGCCAACTTCTGCATGGCCACGTTTATGGACCCAGGCATCTTCCCCAGAG CTGAAGAAGATGAAGATAAGGAGGATGATTTCCGGGCTCCGCTGTACAAGACGGTGGAGGTGAGAGGGATTCAGGTGCGGATGAAATGGTGTTCCACCTGTCGCTTCTACAGACCTCCGCGATGCTCACATTGCTCTGTGTGTGACAACTGTGTGGAG GAGTTTGACCATCACTGTCCATGGGTGAATAACTGCATTGGGCGGCGGAACTACAGATATTTCTTTCTGTTCCTTCTCTCCCTCACTACTCATATTATGGGAGTGTTTGGATTCAGCCTGCTTTACATCCTCCACCAATCTAAACGGCTGGACGAAGTCCACTCTGCAGTTAC TATGGCGGTGATGTGTATAGCTGGTCTGTTCTTCGTCCCGGTGGCCGGACTCACTGGGTTCCACATCGTTCTGGTGGCCAGAGGTAGAACTACAAATGAAcag gtCACAGGAAAGTTCAGGGGCGGAGTAAACCCTTTCACACATGGATGTTGCAGAAACATTTCTCATGTACTCTGTAGCTCCCAAGCCCCAAG GTATATGGGACGGTTGCGGAGGAGTAAGTCACTTCAGGTCCAGCCTCCTTTCCTGCGGCCTCCACTTTCTGAATCGCAGCTTGCTGCTAAAGTCCTGGACAACGGCATCCAGCAG tctaAGAGCAGTCTAGAGGCCATGGAAAGTCAATCTACAGATGcagatcctcctccacctcctaaACCAGAGCACAGATACCAAGGgctgccccacacacacaacgaAG AAAGCAGTTTGCTGACTGAAGCCCCACCCACACCTTCATTATATAAATACAGACCGGCCTATAGCAGTCCAGGAAAAAACCATACGGCCTTAACACATTCCAGCAAG atgacTCGGGGGGACAGTATGACAGAGTccccctccatccctctctccacCAGCCGTCCCAGCTACCGCTCAGACCCGAGTCTCTCGGGCCGTGGGGGCGCAGGCTGGcgagggggaggggaggggggcagAGCTGGCTCGGTGGGGCTTGGCGGAGCCTCAGTTCTGGGTGGGCGGTCTTATCCCTCCTTCACCGACACTCTCCTGCAGTCAGCAGCCGCATCTTGCTCCTCCAGCATCCGCTCGGCGCACACGGCCCACAATGCACTGGGGCCTCTGCTCTCAGAGGGCACGACCTCGACAAGCTACAAGAGTTTGGCCAATCAGACGCGGAACGGCAGCCTGTCGTACGACAGCCTGCTGACTCCCTCCGAGAGTCCCGAGTTTGAATCGGCCGCTCACGAGCTGTCTTCACCGAGGCCGCAAGCCCCACCCCCTGTAGGCACTGCCCCGTTGATGGGTTACTCCTCCCCTTTCCTGTCCGCTCAGCAGAGGGAAGGCTCTCTCCAGGCCTGCCCCGCCCCCCTAAGACCCTCCCCCAACAGAGCATTCCTGCACCCCACGAGTCCGCCCCCTTCCCGAGCTCCACCACCTCTGTCTCCCCGCACACACTCATTGGGCTCCCCGCCTCCTGGCCCCGCCCATGGAAACACCCCCATGGGCAAGTCATTCTCCTACACGGCAGGAGCCGATTTAAAGCAGCGGCCCAATGCGGCGGGGGGTGGGACTTCCATGACAAA CTGTACCAGTAGGCAAAGCCTGGCCAATCACAGCAGCCATGCACACAAGCCTGCGGGTGGCGTGAAGAAGGTGAGCGGAGTCGGTGGAACAACATATGAGATTTCAGTTTGA